In Meiothermus sp. QL-1, the DNA window GTCGTGACGACTCCCCGTTCTTCAGAACGGGGCTTCTCGGTTCACGCGGAAGCGGCTACCCGCTGTCCATCCCCGAGGGCTCCGTCCAAGCCCAACGCCAGAATAACCTTTGCGGCAGCCACGTCCCTGTCCAACACGCACCCGCACCCGCAGGCGTGGATGCGCTCGGAGAGTTCCTTCTTCCTGATGCTGCCGCACTCGGGGCATATCTGGCTCGTACCGTGCGGTCTGACCGCCACTACTCTCCGCCCGGCACTCGCAGCCTTGGCGGAAAGGATGGAAATAAAAGACGCCCACCCCGCGTCCAGCACCCCCTTGGCGAGCCGGGAGCGGGCCAGGCCGGAAGTGTTCAGGTCTTCGTGGACGATGGTTCCATATTGGTTGACGAGTTTTCGGGCCAGCTTGTGGTGGAAGTCCCTCCTCTGGTTGGCAACCTTGCGGTGCTGCCTCGCCAGCCTCTCCTTCAGCTTCCGACGCCGGTTGGAAGCGCGCCGCTTCTTTGACAGAGACCGCTGGGTGCGTTTCAGCCTGGCCTCGGCCTTGCGGTACGCCTTGGGAGGGGCAAAGGTTTCCCCCTCCGAGGTCGCCACGAAGTGCGAAAGTCCCAGGTCTATGCCCACCGCGTTCTCCGACGGGGGTAAGGGCTGAACCTGCACCTCGCAGACGTACACCGCGTACCAGCATCCGGCAGAGCGCTTGATGCTGAAGGTCTTGGGTACTCCCTCCAGCGGGCGGTGCTGCTTCATCCGCACGTGGCCCACCCCAGGCACCTTGACCTTGCCGTTCCCCAGAGGCTTGCCCGGCCCCACCCAGCAGCCCCCACGAACGACCTGGGGGAAGGTGAAGCTGTCCCACCAACCCCGGCCTTTGAAGCGGGGGTAACCGGGCTTCTCCCCCCGCTTGAGGCGAGAGAAAAAGCCCTGGAAGGC includes these proteins:
- a CDS encoding transposase codes for the protein MYILDLTRELYNAALQERRDAWRKAGKSVALYEQMRLLGEVKAARPEYREVYAQVLQETLKRLDRAFQGFFSRLKRGEKPGYPRFKGRGWWDSFTFPQVVRGGCWVGPGKPLGNGKVKVPGVGHVRMKQHRPLEGVPKTFSIKRSAGCWYAVYVCEVQVQPLPPSENAVGIDLGLSHFVATSEGETFAPPKAYRKAEARLKRTQRSLSKKRRASNRRRKLKERLARQHRKVANQRRDFHHKLARKLVNQYGTIVHEDLNTSGLARSRLAKGVLDAGWASFISILSAKAASAGRRVVAVRPHGTSQICPECGSIRKKELSERIHACGCGCVLDRDVAAAKVILALGLDGALGDGQRVAASA